Below is a genomic region from Balaenoptera ricei isolate mBalRic1 chromosome 3, mBalRic1.hap2, whole genome shotgun sequence.
GACCAGTACCTGTGGGTGCACTGGGTAGAGTGGATACAAGGAGTTTAGGCTCGTATTCTTGGTTTGCATGGGAAGGGGGTGTTGAGCCCTCACATGTTTTTTTCTGAGAAGTTGATCATATCGCCCTTTCTTGGGTTGGAGGTGGGTTTAATTTCAAGGATTAGGGCAGTAGGCTAGGGaagtgcgtgcgtgtgtgtgtgtgtgtgtgtgtgtgtgcgcgcacgcacgTGTGTGTAGGTGTGAGGAGACCATAACCCGCGGTGGGCCCCCATGGAGGCCCTGGCAGCTGTCGAGAGGCCTCACGCTCAGGAGAAGCCCCCATTTCAGGGGTCTCAGACCAAGTGCCCCGAGGGGCCGGCCAGTATCTTTTAAGAATGCAGCCCGCCGATTGGAGTCTGTGTGCGGCGGGTGAGAGCAGTGCCCCGTGGAGGGGGCAGCAgccggcccccagccccccaagTGCACGCAAAAACCAGGACGAGCCGGTGGGAAGCAGGCAGATGCTCTAAGAGGCTCTTCACAGAGGAAGAACTGTGAACGTGTTACTGCAGTGAGAAATCATAGCCGGTCCTGGGGTTTAGGGAAATGGAGGCTCGTACATGTGGCGGGAGTGTCAACTGTTTGAGGGGGCACTTTGGCAACGTCTGTAACATCTGGAAATGTGGACACCCTTTGACCCAGAGTTTCCTCTTCTAGAAATTATCCTAAAAGATACCGTGAGTCCACGAGGACTGTTGGAGGAAAATGTTTGTAAAAGTGAAAAACtgggaaacaatccaaatgctcGTCAACAAGGCAGTGATTATGTACACATATGATGCTCTCCCTTTATACTAAAATATCATACATTCTTTAAGAAGAATAATGTAGACGTTTTAATAAAAGTCTGAATTATAGATACAAAGGCATTATAGCTTACGTTTTTAAGCAATTCATTAAAAACTTTGTACTAAATATCTAGTAGAAGTAAATACATAATTAACAGCTAATCAATTGTTTTAAACAGGTAAGTACCTGCTTTTGAAAATGTACTTTTCCAGTAAAGGGTACATGATGTCTCTCTGCCTCTTACAAGCTTATTTCTCAGAGCTGCATATGAATGTACAACGATCTAAAAGTAAATAGtttaattgaataataaaaaaatgtacttttaaataattataaacatgcatatttttatttgttggtaactttatttctttatttgctggtaaattctttctttattgagagtatatatatttctttattgagAATGTATAGCAACTTTACCGAGATACACATATCAAATATCCATACGATCAAAAATGCTAAAATTGTAGATTCCGAATACAGGAGGCTTTTACTACAGTTAATCATTGGAATTTTACTAAACCAATGTGCCAGGGAGGGAACTGTTGCATAATGAACCCCAGGAGGTTTGGCCACCATTCAAAAGTTCTCTTCCTCATTTGTACTTCAGCATTTTACGTGTTCAAACATAATATAATTAGGAATCTGCTGCACATAGTAAAATATTGCAAGTACGTAGTTTGGGCTCTCCTGGCCTGTGAATTTTCTCTCCTGTCACATCAGGAATCGTAGTGTACCCTGTAAGCTGCACACCTAGCTCCATCCACGACTATTCTAAgtggcccactttctggaaacgATGTCTCTGTGCCTGCTGTCTGAGTCTCGTTCTGTGCGTTCAGATGATGGCATGTGTTACGGCCCGTAATGAGCTAAGAGTATCGCCGTGGgcaaaagtgggtggtggccacACGGCAGGAGACGCCCCTGGTGTGACTGACTCCTGTGGGCTCGGTGCTGAGCAGACTCTCTTGGTCATTCTTGGATTTAACAGATATTCTACACGGTGCAAGGCGCACTGTGCTGGTTCTTAAATGATTTCATTCCATCTTTCTCCAGCGAGGTCGGTatttttactcccattttacagtcaAGAAAATTCAGGGTAAGAGAAATGAGGTGTCCCACAGTCAGACAGCTGAATAAGTAGGAGAAACGGGTTTTAAATTCAGGTCTGAGGGATTCCGAAACCCACGCTCTTTATGTGCCCTATTCCTCTTGAATTCCGTAGAACAAAGATATCCTCATATGTGACACTGATTATAGGAGAAGTaggtgtttctttaatttttagattgaattttcaaatgctttaaaaaatgtttatataaatcAATGATAGACTCTTTACAGGTAAAATTATCCagtgtatctttttttcccccttaaacaaAGCAGGCTTGTGTAATTgtgatgtatatttattttattttttattgaagtatagttgatttacaatgttaatttctgccgtacagcaaagtgactcagttagacacatatatacattcctttttatattcttttccattatggtttatcgagtatattaaatatagttccccatgctatacagtattattatcattattattaaatttttgtaGGAAATGACCAAGTTCACTCCTGGACGCTCGTCACCAGCCAAGCCTTAGATGCCGCGTGGAGAGTAGCAAAGGGGTCAGTGACGTTGGCAGTTTCATTTCTGGTGGGCACCCTCTGCTACTTCAGAAGGCTACATTTATATTTAGGGCACTGGCTGAAAAGGTATGTGGctatgtcatctttaattttcaaaaatgccCTTGctgtttaaaatagaattttgatATTATCGTTCCCTTATCTTTTAGGTGGATTGGATATCTGCAGAGGAGattcaaaagtaaatattttcatgcatatgtttccttatttttaaagtgcAGAGAGGGTtcaagaagggaaaggaaagggaaaattcaCCACCTTGTATATTTGATTTGGTTCAGGGAACCTCAGCGTGGAGGCAGAAGTTGATATACTCAGTTATTGTGCAAGAGAATGGAAAGGAGAGACACCCCATGCCAAGCTGATGAGGAAGGTGTGTCTGTTTATACAGCTCATGGTGGGTGGAGAATTTGTGTGTAAAAATCGGGAAACACGCATTCCATTCTGCTTTACCAAATGTGGCACCAGGAACAACCGTGGCTCTAATTAAAAGCCAAACAGCTGTTAGACATTGCGTTCAGGCCTTTCACCTAGAGCTAGTGCCTTCGAGGACTTGGGTAAATCAGGCCCGTAATTTCAGGACACTTGAGCGTTATACCCTTTTCAGCTCCCTCCTGGCCAGGCCTATGAACACATCTGCACATGCAGTGGAGACTTCTGTCCTTGAAGGGATTCAGGCACCTTGACATAAAACACTTTGAGGATTTTTAGAACTTTCCATCAGACCAATCTTGGTAAATATTCCCAGCAGTGCTGTCCAACCTTGTCACTAgctaaagccaaaaaaaaaaaaagagagcgagagagagaaggaaaaagaaaagtacatttaAATGACACTTTAGCATGGGCTTAAaagtatatatagtatttttcaCTGTGTTCAGGTTGTAGACATCATCTCCCCAGAATGACGTTTCCCGGCTCTGGGCTTCCAGGAAGTTACCAGCTAAAATAGCACGACATGGACTCCATACACACAAAAGTCACTTGAAAATTACACGTGTTCGCATTCataatttataattgttttgtttctgttgtccactttattggggAGTAACACCTTGCTGAAGATGCAGTGGATTTGCTTTCTTTACTCTCTCGTCCAGTGGAATTAACGACAGCCTCTTCTCTCGTGCTCATAGGCTTACAAGGAGCTGTTTTGGCAGCGGCACATTAAATGTGTTCGACAAGTAAGGAGAGACAACTACGACGCACTAAGGTCGGTGCTCTTCCAAGTCTTCAGCCAGGGCCTCTCTTTCCCATCCTGGATGAAAGAGAAAGATATTGCGAAGGTACGTTCTCACACCGGAAGTTCGGGAAAGGCCGCACTGACGGGGACTGCAACACAGGTGCTCAGGGTCTTCTGTGGGTGGCTTTGTGCACAGGGCATCAGGAGACTGAAGGTCCTTTAGCCCAGTCCTCTGTCTCTCATGTCAGTTTGCAAACAAATCATCTCAGAAGGATAGTTGCACTcaactgtgtttgtttttaatgccgGCATCTTTTCTTGAGAAGGGCATCTGTCCTTTATAAGTTAGGTGGTCTGCTAAAATTCACTTTTCTACTCTATGGTTATTTGAGTGTTGACAAGCACAGTGTGTAACCTCAACCCCAGAGAATCCCTCGTATCCCTTTTTGTCAGTCCTTCTctcacccccaaccccaggcaaccactgatatgTCTTCCGTCcctttagttttgccttttccagaatgtcacataaatggaattattcgGTGTGTAGCCTTTTGAATctgcctctttcacttagcataatgcatttgtagttcatccatgttgttccaTGGATTTGGAGTTCACTCCTTTTATTGTTGAATGGTGTTCCTTGATATGAATATAACatattttgtttatgcattcatgagctgaaggacatctggattgcttccagtttctttatttatttggttgccctgggtcttacttgcggcaggcgggctccttagttgcagctcgcaggcttcttagttgtggcatgtgaactcttagttgtggcacgcatgtggaatctagttccctgaccagggatcgaacccgggccccctgcactgggagcgtggagtcttaaccactgcgccaccagggaggtccccagatTGCTTCCAGTtgttgacaattatgaataaggctgttATAAACATTCCCATACAGGATTCTGTATGAACGTAAGTTTTCAttccttttgggtaaatacctaggagtgagatAGCTGGGTCACATGATAggtttatgtttaactttataagaaccTGGCAACTCTTTTCCAAACTGGCTCTGCCATTTTGCCACCAATAACGtatgagttccagttgctccacattctcaggtttattgttttgttttttagccattctaataggggtgcatttgtgtcattgttttttgtttgcattcccctaatgggtaatgatattgagcatctttgcacgtgcttatttgccatcaacATTACCTCCTTGGAGAAGTCTccgttcagatcttttgcccattctttattaggttgtttgggtttttttaatattgagttttgagaattctttatatattctgaatacgaGTGCTTCATCAgctatgtcatttgcaaatattttctcccagtcagtaccttgtttttttcattttcttaacagtgtaaAGCAGCACAGTCTTATGAataaccttaatttttatttgaaagtagTATGCCTAACCACAGATGTACATTTAAGGATGGAGGagcaaagaaatataaagtatttgcatatatataactACACACGGTCTATTTCCTTAACATCTTTTGTTTGGAGCTGTTTTTATTGGTAGTTTAATTGCATCTAGCAGTTAAGTGTATGCTGTGTGCCAGCCCTGCGGCTAGTTGCTGAGGACAGAGAACTTAGCTGAGGCCCTGGGCTCCACAAGCTTGGCTGGGTGGGAAAATGTATCAGACACCCACAATGGATCAGGTTCCTACGTATTCTATAATCTTATTTAGTCCCAACAAGAGTCCTGCAAAATGGCTAGtactttcattgatttctgacaAGCGTCATTGTCTCCATTACAGTGGAGATGAGGCTGAGAGGTTACATAACCAGTGCTGGTTGAGCAGTCTCTCAGCAGGCGAGTGACAGAGCCAGGTTTGAACCCCAAAGTGCATCCTTCTACAATCCACATTTCCCTGATGTACTATGTCACTCTAACAGTGCttggttaaaaataatttctaaagggATATACCTAGGAAGTTCGGGAAATGTTTTATCCAAAAAGATTGTTTCTGTAGACGTAATCTTCATCTAGGTTTTCATCAGTTGTGAAACTGTGAATTAAGATGATCCAAATCACTTAATCCACAAATCTAAAACAAGACTATACGTTTTTACTTAAATGATGTTACAGTCTTTTCAAATGAAGATTTCTGAATGAGATAAGATTATCTCCTGTGACATATTCCAAATTGTGTGTCAGACATGTTGAGATACTGATCACTGTTGGCATCTACTTCCTTTTCAAGCTTCCTGAAAAACTGCTCTTTTCACAAGGTTGTAATTGGATCCAGCAATACAGTTTTGGTCCTGAGAAGTATACAGGTTCGAATGTGTTTGGAAAATTACGTAAATGTGTGGAATTATTGAAAACACAGGTGAGTCTTTAGGGGGGAAAACTAGGAATGAAAGCATGCATCCCACACGCAGCCCCTTTTCTGCATGTCAGGCATGCCCCTTTGTGTCCCGCAAGTAGGAAGTGCAGGCAGAAATAGTCTTCTAGTAACTGACCATTTCCTTTcctgctcttctttctccttccaagTGATGAACGAGAGCAGTGTTGTTCTACGTGATGATTAGACCTATTATGGGCTAAGAGGGCTTTTGTGGACTGGCCAGAAACCTTAACAATCACGTACCTTTGTTGTTTCCCCAGAAAAATGCGGTGCAAGGTCCAGACAAGGCACTGGGAAATGCCCTTCTGAAATGTGCCTATTAGTAACTTGGGGACTAATTTgactaagatttttttccctgctcTTAATAAACACAGATTTTAGATCACTGAAATGAATCCTCCTTGGGAAATACCATTTTTGTGCCAtggttttctgatctgtaaaactAAAATATGAATAGTCTCAACCCTGTACAGTTATTGTAAGGATTTAATGAGAGAATGCACGTAGATTGCTTTATACCCcaccctggcacacagtgagtggTAAAGAAAGAATACTAATTAGTACTGTTCTTCACTGGAATGTCCTTTGTGTAAC
It encodes:
- the OTULINL gene encoding inactive ubiquitin thioesterase OTULINL — its product is MAARRSPPRERERQRPRDPAAGNDQVHSWTLVTSQALDAAWRVAKGSVTLAVSFLVGTLCYFRRLHLYLGHWLKRWIGYLQRRFKRNLSVEAEVDILSYCAREWKGETPHAKLMRKAYKELFWQRHIKCVRQVRRDNYDALRSVLFQVFSQGLSFPSWMKEKDIAKLPEKLLFSQGCNWIQQYSFGPEKYTGSNVFGKLRKCVELLKTQWTEFSGIKDYHKRGSMCNALFSDAILECKLYEALKFIMLYQVTEAYEQMKTTNVIPSLFRLLFTRETSSDPLSFMMNHLNSVGDTCGLEQIDMFVLGYSLEVKIKVFRLFRFNSRDFEVCYPEESLREWPEVSLLTENDRHYHIPVF